TATCAGGGCACAGCCTACGAATTTATGACTGTTCCATTCGGGCTCTCACTGGCCCCACGGACGTTTTGCAGATGTATAGAAGCGACTCTATCACCACTGAGAACAGCAGGTCTCAGAGTGTCAGCTTATTTGGACGATCTCCTTCTTTGCTCTCCGTCACGGCAGCAAGCGGAGACAGACACGAAGATGCTCGTGTCTCATTTGGAGAGCTTAGGTTTCAAGATAAATGAGACAAAAAGCTGCCTGGTGCCCACACAGGAAATAGTTTATCTAGGCCTCAGACTGAACTCGGATCAGTATCAAGCGTTTCTGTCAGAGGAGTGCATCAGGTCAATTCGCAGCTGTCTATCCCTTTTTCAAAAAGGGAGGAAAGTCCCATTCAGACTGTGTCTGCGCCTTCTGGGGCTAATGGCCTCAACAGTCTCGGTTATTCCTTTGGGACTGTTGCGAATGAGAGAGTTTCAGAATTGGACAGCGGCACTACACTTATGTCCAAAAAGTCACCTCTACCGCAAAGTGATGGTGTCGGCACTTTGCATGCGCGCTCTCCGTTACTGGAAAAACCGCTCGTTCCTCCAATCCGGGACTCTGCTGGGAGCAGTTTCCAGGAGGAAGGTGGTAACGACGGACGCGTCGCCCTCAGGTTGGGGGGCAGTGTGCGAGCGCAGAATAGCGAAAGGGAAATGGCCCATCTCGCTGAGAAGTGCGCACAAAAATTACCTGGAACTATTCACAGTGTTTCTagctttgaaacattttttgcagtttCTGTGGAAACACCACGTTCTGATCAGTTCAGACAACACGACCACGGTGGCATATATAAATCACCAAGGGGGCACACACTCTCCTCAGCTTCACAGTCTGGCACAGAAACTGATTGTGTGGggaagaaaacattttcattcattacGGGCAACGCACGTCCTGGGAATAATGAGTGCGGGGGCAGATCTCCTGTCCAGGGGGAATCCTCGGTATGGCGAATGGACACTCCACCCTCAGGTAGTGGACCAGTTGTGGAAGAGATTCAGTCGCGCGGCCGTAGATCTCTTCGCATCGCACGAAAACAGTCACTGCCCTCTGTTCTTCCCGCTAGCGAGAGACGGTGCGCCTGTGGGTGTGGATGCCCTAGCGCACCCATGGCCAAACATACTGCTTTACGTGTTTCCTCCGCTAAGCCTGATCATACCAACTCTAAGAAGGGTAAGAGAGTACGGGCACTCAGTCATACTGATTGCCCCAAACTAAAGACTGCATTATTACTGGCTCTTTCAACTGCAAAACGGGTTAGTGCTTTGTCGGTTCGTAACTCCTGTATGCAGTTCACTATGGATTACTCGGGAGTGTCTCTCAAAACCAATCCAGCGTTCGTTCCTAAGGTGAGCGAGTCAGCTCTAGCCTATAATCAAGTGGATTTAATGACTTTTCATCCGCCGCCCTTTTCGTCACCAGAAGAAAAGCAGCTTCACTGTTTGTTCCCTGTCCGTGCCTTGCGTTGCTATGTAAACAGAACGAAAGCGCTGCGGAAGAGTAATCAGTTATTTGTCTCATGGGCTGATTCTCACAGGGGTAAACCTAATTCTCACCAGCGCCTGTCCCACTGGATAGTAGAAGCTATTATAGTGGGTTATAACAGCATAGGCCTTAGTCCTCCAGAAGGGCTAAGAGCTCATAGTACCCGAGGGTTGGCCTCCTCGTGGGCGTGGTTTAAGGGCGTTTCAATTCAAGACATTTGTGCAGCGGCGAGCTGGGCTTCGCCTCACACGTTTGTCAAGTTTTACTAGCTGGATGTTATGGAGCCGTCTTTGGCTCATTCAGTCCTAagtgtgtaaaaaataaaaataaaaaaaaaaacactcatgcagatgtgttgtttttcatatgtcTCCATTATATTCTGTGAATAACTCATGTAACCCCAGTTCTCTGATAACATGAGTGAGGTATCTCACCCCACTTACCTCCTTGCAGTAGCAAGGGGAAAAGATATGCTGAGAATGAGGTGGGGACCATCATGCAGTGACATATATAGGGGAAGGCGGGACTCCCGCATCACTGTCGTGATTTGTCTGTCAACCGACAGACGTGGTGCAATTGGTGCTTCCAGGATTGGTCACGCCCGAGGCGATTCCCATAGTGAGATACCTCACTCATGTTATCAGAGAACCAGGGTTACGTGAGTAACCTAAAGTTCGCCCTGAATATGGCGCTTGTTTGGTACAATGTACTCATACTTGTGTTTGCGCACTTTGTGGGTGAGTAACTTAAATTTAACACGACAGAACTAATGTTAGATCGCTTCATAATCAACAAACGCTCGATGTGACACATCGTGTCTAAATTTGACGTGTCACGTCTGCGTTTGATGCGTCACACCGCTATTCCAGtctttttttactaaaaatattttatttacacattataTGTTTGAACTGATGACTGTTCATTTCACTGGTTCTGTTTATAAATAACTTTAACCAGCCTAAGGTCTAGTTTTATGGTCACTTGTCAAGCTAAAACCAGTAAAATAGTATTAATTGACAGGTTGGGTCTAATTCAAGTGATCCtttatttataatgatgtaTAAGCAGTTTTAGCAATATTCAGTGGTGCTGGAAGGTACAAAAATACATGCTGTGGTGTGGACTGATATAGGCATAAATGTTAAGTTCATACAAGTTATAAATCTAGTGGGTGGAGATGTTTCGTTGCACATAACTTAGCGatgtttaaaatagattttctgCCTTTTGGCATAATATCTTCAAGTTACAGGTAGCTACTACACAGTTTACATTCAATACTTTGTCTTCATCAGTAGCATCATTGGTActtattttgatttcacaacaagCTTATGTTATTTTCAGTATGAAAGCCAATGTGTGTAATAATTAGCAAAACTGTTGAACTAAATGATATACCTGCATTTTTGTTTACTGTTATTTCTGTTGTTGAGCTGTGCTTTGAAACTATCTTTTTTAGTGCCTCAAAGATATATGTCCACACAATGTGGTGAACCAGAAAAATATCCCGACAAGCTTCTGAACAACAAATATCTCCATAAATCAGTGTTCAATCATCGAAGCACAAAGCATACATATGCCCTGGGTTACATGCCGTCAGACGGAAGAGGACAGAGAGGACAGTGGACATCCTTGTACATGAAATGCCAAAGtaagatgtatttgtttatCTAAGTCTCTAAAACatctcttttatttattcattgtgcttcactttttcatattttttcatttatcctCACAGAGAAAAAGTGCAACGCGCTGGGTGACATAGAGAACGGGCAGTATATTCGAAATGGACAGTCATTTGGAGATGAAGCAATTGCTGTGTGTAAAGAAGGGTACCAAAACcttattttcattcttttttaatGTCTGGAGTCCAGAAATCAGTGAAAAACATGGTTATGTGATGATAAATGGGGCAGAATAAGTTTAGAGAGTGgcttaattgtttattttgttttgacatGGTTCAGCAGTATTATTAATTGATTCAaggacaaataaaatgtatattttcaaatgaaagTTTAATGCCATGGTCTGTTATTAAAGCAGGCCAATAATGTTttcttcatgtctttttttgctCTTGTTTTCACATGCAGGTATGTTTTGAGAGGAGAACGTGTCCGTATGTGTACGGAAAAAGGTTGGAATGGGACGGACCCCATCTGTGAGGGTGAGTTTAATCTtttcaaatgttcaaaaatcatcacaaaaataccttaatttacttttaacaCTCCCAAGTTTGTAGCAGTCACAACCACATGCAATTTTATCTTCTAAAAAATATGAACTGTGAAAGTGTGATGCAGGAGCCATTTCAACAGACTCTTAGAGTTTAAGAGGATTGCATAGCAATAAATAGCTCTAATCTGTTGTGTGAATTTTCCAAGATTTGTGGAAAGTAGACTGGCTTTGTAGGTTAATATCACCATCTAGTGGTGGATTCTTGTAACTGGTCATCAGAAGCATGATTTTGGCACAATCgattgttttttccttctggttTAGTGTCGAAGATCATCTGTTCAGCACCTGCTGTGGCAAACAGATTGATAAAGCCTGGAGAAAGGACACAGTATGCACCCCAAGACACTGTAACCATTGTCTGCAGTGAGGGATTTGAGCTGATTGGTTTGCCAGACGTCACATGTGGACCTGATGGCCAGTGGCAGGGCTTGCCTCAGTGCCGCTCTAAAGGTAATTTGTGCACTTGGTTTAAATACTTAGTCTGAACCCTGATTTCAACTCCACTTCTTCCTTCAATGATGCATTTTGAGAGATACAAACAATTAAGGCTGCTCTCTAAAAGCAGCTTCTTGCACTAAACTTCTACTTATGGTATTCTAAACTGGCACCGGATGTCAATTTAACAACAAACGTGTTAAACTCCAACATCTGACAGATATTTAAGTGTGCTTTGAAATGAAAACTGGGTTGATGCTAAAACTCAATGTTGGATTTACCTAAACCTCCAACACTGGAAAGATGTTCAGttttaattcaaaatgaaaatcaggTTGATGTCATAACCCAGAGTTGATTTAAATCAACTTGCATCATTgcacagacataaaaaatgaaagctgagttgatgtcaaaagtcaATGTTGGTTTAATGTCAAATTTTAACTATAGACAAATATTAATGATGTCAAAACTCAACGTTGGATTTACTTAAATTTCCACCATTGGACAGATGTTGACTTTTGATTCAAAATGAAAATCGGGGTAATGTCAAAACCCAGCGTTAGATTTAAATCAACTTCCATCACTGGACAGACATTGAGTTTTGattacagattttaaaaaatgtgttgatGTCAGAACTCAACATTGGATATAGATAAACCTCCACCACTGGACAGACATTGAGTTTTGGTTGGAAATAAAAATTGGGTTGACATCAAAACCCAGTGCGGGCTTAATGTCAGCCTCCAATATTGGACACACATTGCGTTTTGGTCAGAATAAAATATGTCTGATTCCAAAACTCAACATTGGGTGTATATAAAGTTGCACCATTGGATGGATGTTAAGTTTTTGGATGGGAAAAAAATGGGTTATTGTCAGAACTCAATGTTGGCGTAATGTTGAATTTTAACATTGGACAGGCATCACGTTTTGGTTGGAAATGAAAACCAAGTTGATGTCAAAACCCAGTGCTGGCTTAATGTCAACCTCCAGCATTGGACAGACATTGCATTTTGTTTAGAAGAAAATATGGTTGACATTAAAACTCAACGTTGGATTTATATGAACTTTCACCATTGGACAGATGTTGAAATCGGGTTAATGTCAAAACCCAGCGTTAGATTTAAATCACCTTCCATCATTGGACAGACATTGAGTTTTGattagagatttaaaaaaagtgttgatGTCAGAACTCAACATTGATAATTGGGTCGATGCCAAAACCCAATGTCGGTTTAATGTCAGCCTCCAACACTGGACAAACACCGCATTGTggttagaaaaaaatatggttGACGTCAACACTGAACGTTGAATTTACATAAACTTCCACCATTGGACAGACATTGAGTTTTGGTTGGAAAAGGAAATTGGGTTGACATCAAAACCCAACGTTGCCTTAATGTCAGCCTCCAACACTGGACAGACATTGCATTTTGGTTTGCAAAAAATATGGTTGAAAATCAGCATTGAATTTATATGAACTTCCACCATTGGACAGACGATTTTGGTTGGAATTAAAAAATGAGTTGACGTCAAAATCCAACATTGGCTTAATGTCAACTTCCAACTTGTCAAAATTCAGTGTTGGATTTACTTAAAATTCCACCACTGGACAAACATTGTGTTTTggtttgaaatgaaaattgGGTTGACGTCAAAGCTCAATGTTGGCTTaatgtcaaattttaaaattggaAAGACGTAATGTTTTGGTTAGGGAAAAAATATGGTTGACATCAAAAACTTCCCTTTGACAGATTTTGAGTTTTGgctagaaataaaaaaattacatcaaGAAACTCAACATTGCATATACATAAACTTCCACCACTGGACAGACGTTGAATTTTGGTTGGAAATAAAAATTGGGTTGATGTCAAAACTCAATGTTGgcttaatataaaattttaacatTGGACAGATTTAATGTTTTGGTTAGGAACAAAAATATGGTTGACATCAAAACTCAACGATGGATTTACTTAAACTTCTCTTTGACAGATGTTGAGTTTTGGCTAGAAATAGAAACAtttggtttttaaaaatgacataactaTTTTATAGGATAACGCCCtagaaaacaaagatgtcactgcCAAAAGGGCGTTTAGGGCGTTATCCCATAAAATAGTACcgaacatttggtgaagtttcggtagtgacatctttgtttttggcATTATCCCATATATAAGATGTCAACAAACTCAACATTGGATATACATAATCTTCCACCATTGGACAGATGTGAAAACCAGTAACATATCAAATATGTAATGATGTAATAATTTAACACTGGATATTAACGTTATGTTGATAACCATTACAAGTAATCAgtcttgtgatttttttttttttttttttttttttttttcacctagcagataaaaaaaaaaaggaaagagttgtatcatacattattattatttatattcctcctgagatgttttttttaattaaatttttcaaCCCTCGCTGTGACTTTTATTTGATCCTTTTATTGGCTGCTGCTgcagcttctttaaaaaacaacccatttttaaatataaaatgagcCTGTTTTAGCAATTTAGTGTCAAAATGTGTTCTTGTACGTGTTCATAGCACACACTTCAAGTTCTGTTGTTTGAACATATctctttaaatgttatataaaaatttaCTTCAGTCTTTCTGCTTTTCCTCCCACCTTTGCTGATGATCTCAAAAGGTCAGTTTACAACAGTTGCTGTTCCTAAGACATGTCCCACTCCTAATTTGGGAAAGAGCGGTACAGTGAAAGAGCCGAAGTCTGATTATGTGCTGGGAGAGTCCATATCTGTCACCTGCAATGAAGGATTCATCGGATCTGGAATTTTCACGTGTCACGCAAACTCAAAATGGCACCCAAATGAGCCAAAGTGTCAACGTAAGTACAGATGATGTATTGGGGATCATTGTATCATGTGAAAACTGCTGCGAAAATCTTCAATATTGTGAATACTGAttcattaagttggcttgagaacttactgaaatgttatttaaagttattattatacattgtactacatttctaatccatttaaactcatctaatatttctaatcaatcaatcaatcaatcaaatctatctatctatctatctatctatctatctatctatctatctatctatctatctgtctatagccaagcctagcaactagaatgttagaaacgtgctagcaacatgccaatcatgctaacaacacatTAGTAATATGgtaatcacgttagaaacatgctagcaacatgctagtaactttctaatcatactaaaaacatgctagcaacatgctaatgatgCTAAGAACAACATGTCagtcatggtagaaacatgtttGCCAGATGATAATGATAacagcatgctagcaacatgtttgTAAagctttaaaactactttaaacttcaaactatttcagactgaaaaccatcaaacttttaaaacttaaaacttttaaaactttttcaaactttataaTCAGGCTTTCTCAacccaacttaaagtttgtcttgatgaacttttttatctagtttcaACTTGATAGCATAAACAACACCTTCAGAATTTGATCCTGATAAGTAAGAACATGCTCCTAATGAACACTCCAAACTTGAACTTTAAAACCTTGAATGTCACAAAGTCACATGTGTAGGATAAAACTGtctgcatacatacatatgaaTGCTAATTGTGTTGTTTTACGATAAATGAAAGTAATGAGTAATTTGTACccttgtttatgttcagtgatCACCTGTTCAGACCCTACAGTGGCACACGGAAGGATAACACCTGGATCTGGGGTGTACAAACACAAAGACACTGTAGATGTTGTCTGTAATGATGGGTTTGATCTGAGTGGCCCAGCAAAGGTCACATGTGGACCAGACGGCCAATGGCAGGCCTTGCCTGAGTGTCGccctaaaaatatttcaggtaCTGGGGTGTGCATTGTTGTTCAGAATGGGGTAGATAGATGCAGTCTTATCTCAGAAATTAATATAGTACTTCTGCATATTGAATATAGCTCGGTTCTCCCACAGGTAAATGTGGTCCAGCTCCATCACACCCTCATGCTTTCCCCAGAGACCCCATGCGGAAGGAGTATCCATCTGGTACTCGCCTTCGCTACAAATGCAGTGTAGGATATGTGCGGACCAGTGGAAGTTACCTTGTACACTGCTGGAACGGCAGATGGACAGACGTGCAGCTCCAATGTGAAAGTAGACGACTTTTAACTTCATTTATTCCCACTTTCCATATTGAAAGATCTAAGGATTCTTATTAGCAATGAGAGCaatcatacagtcaaaccaatatttattcagacacctccaacttttcttacattatcacagtttatttgctatagtttaaaaaatggtaataaaatatgacaatacGAGTTAAATTGTGAtggaacaaattcatcttgataatgtcagataactttgatcgAAAGGTATGTCATGAATTAGATTGAATAGCTGTTAAATTTAGGTACACACTTACATAATAGCAATTTAGGTCAACctattaccaagcaatgcttaattttcttaaaaagttCACattagcaatttaaaaaaaaaatccacttccagaatccacttccagaacaacaattcacaaataatgtactcaccccccttgtcatccaagatgttcatgtctttctttcttcagtcgtaaagaaattgttttttgaggaaaacatttcaggatttttctccatataatggactgatatggtgccccggttttgaactttcaaaatgcagtttaattgcggcttcaaacgatcccaaatgcagctgtaaatgatcccagctgagaaagaagagtcttatctagcaaaacgtttggttgttttcattaaaagaatacaactaaaatactttttaatctcaaacgctcgtcttgcttTGCTCCCCCTGGACTGTATTCTGACtcaggacagttagggtatgtcgaaaaaatcgtattttctccctcaacttcaaaaatcatttcaaaatcatcctacatccctgcagaagtaccgacccagtctttacaaagtgaacctgcaaagaagattaaacaccttaacaaaaaatgtacaacagcgatatagaacgattttgaagttgaaggagaacatgagattggagtttttcgacatacactgtcatgaaccggaaaaaaaacagtccaggcagagtaagacaagacgagcgtttaacattaaaaagtatataaattgtattatttttataaaattaaccaatcgtttcgctagataagacccttctttctcggctgggatcgtttacaaccgcatttgggatcgtttgaagccgcatttaaactgcagtttggaagttcaaagtcggggccccatatcagtccattatatggagaaaaatgctgaaatgttttcgtcaaaaaacataatttgacatgaacattttggatgacaagggggtgagtacattatatgtgaatctttgttttggaagtgaacttttaaGCAAAATATGGTCAGGATAAATTTTGGTCCCACTTTTACTgatagtccactgtatgaagaatttttgggtataatatgtcacagtttactttattttgctatcctcacttacataaattaaCTATACTGTCCTGCACCCATtagtacaaaaaataataaatcaaatatcatattatatcCGGTGTCTgaacaatttttggtttgactgtacatGCATTTGTGTTGTAagcatttaattatataatgtataatttcattaattcatATCACATATAATTtcataacttatttatttttattatattactttcCTTGCTCTTATAATcattgaactgaaaaaaaaaaaaaaaaaaaatcttccttagtatttctgtcttgttttccaggaTTACCTGATAAACAAAATGacttcattttctgaaaaaataatctaaaattaggtaactttattattaaaacaagacaaaaaaaaaaaaaaaaaaaatgcaatgtcagaaaaagaaatgtgatataaatttatttaaaggggtcctattatgctttttcactttttgaacttgtggtgtgtatctttgggcataaaaaagatcaaCAAAGTTACagatctcaaagtccactccaaagggagatatttcgtttttaaaaaatcccttttcaagaactacaatgaacggctcctttggactacagcgtttgttttccacatgcaatgatgtcataacgcggtccattagaatatcattaaattaaatcccgcacacggaaattcaaattgttggggTGTAGGGATGAGATGGGGGGATTACCCTAACGATGCAGCGCGGAGAGCCGCTTCAACGAGCTGCAGCACGacgggtataaacacaaacactgattcagagcagtaacgcgccgcagacgtgtgcagtgtgtggtaagagatttattcatcatacagtgtagataacgttagcttcacttataacgcgagtgtgttttaaaatgcataaacttgcactagaataggctaggctaatcagtgatgatgttctttgataatgttaggctgcttagCCTGCTTAGTTGGTTTCGGACAATGatactaagtatgtaaataaatacattagcacgataatatcatgtattggcgatctcgcaaGCTTGACagtaggacccaacactactgtagcgtgttatttactcaccctccatgcatcctaggtgtatatgacttccgtCTTTCAGACAattgcaatcggagttatattaaaattggcctcacacggctccgaggggttaataaaggcctctcGTATCttcttttgtaagaaaaatatccatatttaaagcataagaatcactttaatctagcttgcgctaacagttgtacacagaacttgcttctttgacaaggggcgtggcagtactgaaacaccgtctaagttgttcgccaatcgcaacacatttcatttttcggaAGGCAGAACCCGGAACTAATTGAGCCATTTGTCCCAGGCCGGGAGAAATGTagtgtaataatgtaaattctattaaaaataatgcgtttttgaaccaccaaacatgaaagcatgttctagtacacccccaaaacaaaatcaagactctgTTAAAGAGcgtaataggacccctttaagaaaaacatttttgcagttATTGTTTAATCTTAtgagttaatttatttcaaggTAATTAACATCacaggatcatttttaaattcagcAATCCTTGATATAATAACACTTGTTGGATTTATGCTGGTCAGGTGAAGTCCAACTAATATTATTTGATAAACCCTGATCATTTCTTCCATCACTTCATGTCCTGCTTTCATCTCTGCTGATTGGAGACAGTTAATAACAGTTTTGGATACCAGATAAAATGCAGACAAAATACACAATCTAACAATTTGTTTATATCAAAAGGGAAGAAATGTGGATCTGCTGGAGAGATTTCCAATGGTCACTTTGAGTACACAGGCGTGTCATTTGGAGATTCGGCTACAGCTGTCTGTCAAGAAGGGTGAGatacatgtacatttttagTTCTGCttttagatgagtttgtttcttcatcagatttggagtaatgtagcattatatcacttgcccACTAattgatcctctgcagtgaatgggtgccgtcagaatgcgagtccaaacagctgataaaaacatcactttttttttaaattgctctCATTAGGTATGAGCTGATCGGCCCAAAGGTACGGATCTGCCGGGATAGAGGCTGGGATGCAAGGAACCCTGTGTGTGAAtgtatgactgtttttttaatttatttttttattttgtataagcTTGACTTCAAATATTGCAAACCAAATGCCTATGGATTTACTGTAGCCTACATCGGTCTCATAGATGGATtgcatatgtgtgttttttaagtGCAAAGGTACGCATATAAAGAGTGCATGTGGTCAGTATTGGGATAGTCTGACCATGCagttgtgcatttaaaaatatttgaggTTTTCAGGTAGTGTAATGTAGGTTAAAACTCAGTCTCTACTGTGCACAATGTTGTTTTTGAGgccatatatttttaaaactttttttttaaaatttattttatttacttgtttatttttgtgttttatttaccttttattaaatttattttatttattaatatttattttatattttatttttcatattttaattttcttttgtttactttgtattgattttctgtatttactttttatttttccatttacgttatttactattttttattaacaaaactattttttcGAATATTTCTGTGGTTCCTTAATGTGGTTCGTTGTTTAGGTATTTTGATATCacaaaatttacattatattctCTCAAATTGTCAGACATGAATACATGAATTAACAGGCTGTTTTCTGTGCTTTTCAGTAATATACATAGAACGTCCATGGTGGATGTAAGGGAGCCAGTGGTGTATCAActgcagagagaaaaaaaaggccTCAAAGATATTCCCAACAGCATACACACCACTTCTCCAAATCaagtcaaaagttcaaaatgtttattccCAGAGGTGCAAAAGTGAAGGTTTTCCACTGACGTGTCAgagatatttacaaaaaaaaagttaaaacaaaaacatttgactatGTCAAACAGGTTGACCCAAAAGACAGCAATTATGCTTTACAATCATCACACAACTCACTCTGAGAAGCCATCTTAAAAAGACTAAGCCCCTCCTTCTCGGACTAAACCATCTGGCAACCCAAAGGTAATAAAGAAACTTAAGGAAGACAAACAAATGTGCtttaacagaaacaaaaacaaacaacaacaacaaaaacactgttaTACAatacgaaaaataaaaataatgtgaaacaaaaactcaacttattattaatacttatcTTAAAATGGTGAGCATTTACTATGACCGGGTTTTGTCTGTTTGGCATGGAGAAATGTTCCAATACGCAAGTATGACTTTGCATGATATGTAAATTTC
Above is a window of Labeo rohita strain BAU-BD-2019 chromosome 23, IGBB_LRoh.1.0, whole genome shotgun sequence DNA encoding:
- the si:ch73-217n20.1 gene encoding complement component receptor 1-like protein isoform X2 codes for the protein MALVWYNVLMLVFAHFVVPQRYMSTQCGEPEKYPDKFLNKKYLHKSVFNNGSTVTYTCALGYMPSEGSKISRCVRGQWTPLNMKCQKKKCNALGDIENGHYIRNGQSFGDEAIAVCKEGYVLRGERVRMCTEKGWNGTDPICEVPQRYMSTQCGEPEKYPDKLLNNKYLHKSVFNHRSTKHTYALGYMPSDGRGQRGQWTSLYMKCQKKKCNALGDIENGQYIRNGQSFGDEAIAVCKEGYVLRGERVRMCTEKGWNGTDPICEVSKIICSAPAVANRLIKPGERTQYAPQDTVTIVCSEGFELIGLPDVTCGPDGQWQGLPQCRSKGQFTTVAVPKTCPTPNLGKSGTVKEPKSDYVLGESISVTCNEGFIGSGIFTCHANSKWHPNEPKCQLITCSDPTVAHGRITPGSGVYKHKDTVDVVCNDGFDLSGPAKVTCGPDGQWQALPECRPKNISGKCGPAPSHPHAFPRDPMRKEYPSGTRLRYKCSVGYVRTSGSYLVHCWNGRWTDVQLQCERKKCGSAGEISNGHFEYTGVSFGDSATAVCQEGYELIGPKVRICRDRGWDARNPVCELIYIERPWWM